In Massilia violaceinigra, one DNA window encodes the following:
- a CDS encoding serine hydrolase domain-containing protein, protein MRPSRVLTSNRSAFFAGHAGCLLLMPVVSLFLSGCASSTRTDLAPANLHDTLKVLAERHHVCAVAVAVIKNRQLDSIDSATGCLPASTLNADSVFQAASLSKPVFAYAVLKLVAQGKLELDAPVVKYLPQGYRHQFDPLKAEPSALVTAPRLQAITVRMVLNHTSGLPNWASGPLSVDSTPGIKWNYSGEGYVLLQRAVEAVTSQPLDQFMTSQVFKPLDMNDSDYVRNERIAKHLLPGTKANGAPRATLDLKSPNAAFSLHTSAADYGKFLVKVLNDDDVMKQITASPVTVDPSLGLSWGLSWGIEHGPDDAYIWQWGNNTGYRAFAIASVRTGDGFVMLTNSENGLELAQPLTQKILPGEHRLFQSSILGVDVINFFCNSLRVCL, encoded by the coding sequence ATGCGACCCTCACGCGTGCTGACGTCCAATCGAAGTGCCTTTTTCGCCGGCCATGCCGGCTGCTTGCTTCTGATGCCGGTTGTATCCCTATTCTTGTCCGGATGTGCTTCTTCCACGCGGACCGATTTGGCGCCGGCGAATTTGCACGACACGTTGAAAGTTCTTGCGGAAAGGCACCATGTTTGCGCTGTGGCGGTCGCCGTCATCAAGAACCGACAGCTTGATTCAATCGATTCCGCGACGGGTTGCTTGCCTGCCTCCACGCTGAATGCGGACAGCGTTTTTCAAGCGGCATCGCTGAGTAAGCCGGTCTTTGCGTATGCGGTGCTGAAGCTGGTAGCGCAAGGAAAACTGGAGCTTGACGCGCCGGTCGTGAAGTATCTGCCGCAGGGCTATCGGCACCAATTCGATCCGTTGAAAGCCGAGCCTTCCGCTCTGGTGACGGCCCCGCGACTTCAGGCTATCACTGTCCGGATGGTTCTGAACCACACCTCAGGATTGCCCAATTGGGCCTCCGGGCCACTGAGTGTCGACTCGACTCCCGGAATAAAATGGAATTACTCGGGGGAAGGCTACGTGCTGCTGCAGCGGGCTGTGGAGGCGGTCACCAGTCAGCCGCTGGATCAATTCATGACATCGCAGGTATTCAAGCCCCTGGACATGAACGACAGCGACTACGTACGGAACGAACGAATCGCGAAACACCTTCTGCCTGGGACGAAAGCGAATGGAGCACCCAGGGCCACGCTGGATTTAAAAAGCCCGAACGCCGCTTTTTCTCTCCACACCAGCGCGGCGGATTATGGGAAATTTCTCGTCAAGGTGCTTAACGATGACGATGTGATGAAACAGATAACCGCATCACCCGTCACGGTCGACCCAAGCCTCGGGCTCAGCTGGGGCTTAAGCTGGGGAATTGAGCATGGTCCCGATGACGCTTATATTTGGCAGTGGGGTAACAATACGGGCTATCGCGCATTCGCCATTGCCTCCGTTCGAACCGGAGACGGCTTTGTCATGCTGACCAACAGTGAAAACGGATTGGAACTGGCGCAACCATTGACCCAAAAAATCCTGCCGGGCGAGCACAGGCTCTTTCAATCTTCCATACTGGGTGTCGACGTTATCAATTTTTTCTGCAATTCATTGCGTGTGTGCCTTTAA
- a CDS encoding SCO family protein has protein sequence MTTFNPLRRVLLRTSALAASLIALPLAHANPLPAESLYRLPVPLKDSQGRQFDWRALAGRPLLVTMFYGDCNAACPIIIENLRRTVDQIKPAPGRLAVLMVSLDPLYDTPDSLAQLASSHKLDPAIFRLAVAANETHTRAMAGALQIKYRAVTNGEINHTTRVCLLDAGGKLLASSTQLSPLPDPAFVAQIRLALK, from the coding sequence ATGACTACCTTTAACCCCCTGCGCCGCGTCCTGCTGCGCACAAGCGCGCTTGCCGCCAGCCTGATCGCGCTCCCTCTGGCGCATGCCAACCCGCTCCCCGCCGAATCGCTGTACCGCCTGCCGGTGCCGCTCAAGGATAGCCAGGGCCGCCAGTTCGACTGGCGCGCGCTGGCCGGCCGCCCCCTGCTGGTAACGATGTTTTACGGCGACTGCAATGCGGCCTGCCCGATCATCATCGAAAACCTGCGCCGCACGGTCGATCAGATCAAGCCCGCGCCCGGGCGCCTGGCGGTGCTGATGGTCAGTCTCGACCCGTTGTATGACACGCCCGACTCCCTGGCCCAGCTGGCAAGCTCGCACAAGCTCGATCCCGCTATCTTCCGCCTGGCGGTGGCCGCCAATGAAACGCATACACGGGCGATGGCGGGCGCCTTGCAGATCAAGTACCGCGCCGTCACCAACGGCGAAATCAACCACACCACGCGCGTGTGCCTGCTCGACGCGGGTGGCAAACTGCTGGCCAGCAGCACCCAACTGAGCCCTCTGCCAGATCCGGCCTTCGTTGCGCAGATCCGCCTGGCTCTTAAATAA
- a CDS encoding formylglycine-generating enzyme family protein — protein MNHHLTTFACAAMLCGAAGAADYVALPGGELRSVMPADGKEAPAIVAPFSMRATAVTNAEFRAFVLAHPQWQRGQAPAVLAAPTFLAAWRGAADHGTLAPDAPVTNVSWHAANAFCASEGARLPRWYEWEYAAAADATRADARDDPQWLEHILNWYAHPASTPPSRVRASAPNYYGLYDMHGLVWEWVEDYSALFVSADSRSQDPRKVLDYCGGAGLSLGDRRNYAVLMRIALLAAMEGAQDGGYLGFRCARGDASHTPTPRQSP, from the coding sequence ATGAATCACCACCTGACCACCTTCGCCTGCGCGGCGATGCTGTGCGGGGCGGCCGGCGCCGCCGACTACGTGGCGCTGCCCGGCGGCGAGCTGCGTTCGGTGATGCCGGCCGACGGCAAGGAAGCGCCGGCCATCGTGGCACCGTTTTCGATGCGCGCCACCGCGGTCACCAACGCCGAGTTCCGCGCGTTCGTCCTCGCACATCCGCAATGGCAGCGCGGCCAGGCACCGGCCGTGCTGGCCGCGCCCACCTTTCTGGCGGCGTGGCGCGGCGCCGCCGATCACGGCACGCTGGCGCCGGATGCGCCGGTGACCAACGTCAGCTGGCACGCGGCAAACGCCTTTTGCGCCAGCGAGGGTGCGCGTTTGCCGCGCTGGTACGAATGGGAATATGCCGCCGCGGCCGACGCCACGCGCGCCGACGCTCGCGACGACCCGCAATGGCTGGAGCACATCCTGAACTGGTACGCGCATCCGGCCAGCACGCCGCCGTCCCGGGTGCGCGCCAGCGCGCCGAACTATTACGGCCTGTACGACATGCATGGACTGGTGTGGGAGTGGGTCGAGGATTACAGCGCGCTGTTCGTCAGCGCCGACAGCCGCAGCCAGGACCCGCGCAAGGTGCTCGACTACTGCGGCGGCGCGGGGCTGTCGCTCGGCGACCGCCGCAACTACGCTGTGCTGATGCGCATTGCCCTTCTGGCCGCGATGGAAGGCGCGCAGGATGGCGGCTATCTGGGCTTTCGCTGCGCGCGCGGCGACGCCAGCCACACACCTACACCGAGACAATCGCCATGA
- the nirK gene encoding copper-containing nitrite reductase, giving the protein MRSHPLRLAGTCLATASAFIVLCSVSANAAQPALPVIVQELVAPPALPPQITRKTPARVVVNLTVEEIEREIAPGTRYTFWTFGGTVPGKMIRVREGDTVELNLQNLAGNKLPHNIDLHAVTGPGGGAGQTLIAPGNQASFTFKALAPGLYVYHCATAPVGMHVANGMYGMILVEPKEGMSRVDKEYYVMQGDFYTTGAYRAPGLQGFDMQKAIDERPTYVLFNGADGALTGKGTLTAAAGDKVRMFFGVGGPNTVSSFHVIGAIFDKVYTEGGTRFQENVQTTLVPAGGSTIVEFVPRVPGNLTLVDHSLTRAFNKGAVGLMAVSGPERPDIYGKGIKTALPGTKAPPVVARAAVPAATDAQRLRGKAVYDSTCASCHLPDGKGVPGVFPPLANSDFFQQRPYEMAHIVLHGRSGEMVVNGEHYNSVMPPQDLNDDDVAAVINYVSTDLNAGKAVITPAQVKQMRQVKAN; this is encoded by the coding sequence ATGCGTTCGCATCCTCTCCGCCTCGCCGGCACCTGCCTTGCCACCGCTTCCGCCTTCATCGTCCTGTGCTCGGTCTCCGCCAATGCCGCGCAGCCGGCGCTGCCAGTCATCGTGCAGGAACTGGTGGCCCCGCCGGCGCTGCCGCCGCAGATCACGCGCAAAACGCCGGCGCGCGTGGTCGTCAACCTGACGGTCGAGGAAATCGAACGCGAAATCGCGCCGGGCACGCGCTACACCTTCTGGACCTTCGGCGGCACCGTGCCGGGCAAGATGATTCGCGTGCGCGAAGGCGACACGGTCGAACTGAACCTGCAAAACCTGGCCGGTAACAAGCTGCCCCACAATATCGACCTGCATGCGGTCACCGGTCCCGGTGGCGGCGCGGGGCAAACCCTGATCGCACCGGGCAATCAGGCCAGCTTCACCTTCAAGGCGCTGGCACCGGGCCTGTACGTCTACCACTGCGCCACCGCCCCTGTCGGCATGCACGTCGCCAACGGCATGTACGGCATGATCCTGGTTGAACCCAAGGAAGGCATGTCCAGGGTCGACAAGGAATACTACGTGATGCAGGGTGACTTCTACACCACCGGCGCATATCGCGCGCCCGGCCTGCAGGGTTTCGACATGCAAAAGGCGATCGACGAGCGGCCGACGTACGTACTGTTCAACGGCGCCGATGGCGCCCTCACCGGCAAAGGCACGCTGACCGCCGCCGCCGGCGACAAGGTGCGCATGTTCTTCGGTGTGGGCGGACCGAACACCGTCTCGAGCTTCCACGTGATCGGCGCCATTTTCGACAAGGTCTATACCGAAGGCGGCACGCGCTTCCAGGAAAACGTCCAGACCACCCTGGTGCCGGCGGGCGGGTCGACCATCGTCGAATTCGTGCCGCGCGTGCCGGGCAACCTGACCCTGGTCGACCACTCGCTCACGCGCGCCTTCAACAAGGGCGCGGTGGGCCTGATGGCGGTGAGCGGCCCGGAACGGCCCGACATTTATGGCAAGGGCATCAAGACCGCTTTGCCCGGAACCAAAGCGCCGCCTGTCGTCGCGAGGGCTGCGGTACCCGCCGCCACCGATGCGCAACGGCTGCGCGGCAAGGCGGTCTACGACAGCACCTGCGCCTCGTGCCACCTGCCCGACGGCAAAGGCGTTCCCGGTGTGTTCCCGCCGCTGGCCAATTCCGACTTTTTCCAGCAGCGTCCTTACGAGATGGCCCATATCGTGCTGCACGGCCGCAGCGGCGAAATGGTCGTCAACGGCGAGCATTACAACTCGGTCATGCCACCGCAGGACCTCAATGACGATGATGTAGCCGCCGTCATCAACTACGTGAGCACCGACCTCAATGCCGGCAAAGCCGTCATCACGCCGGCCCAGGTCAAGCAGATGCGTCAGGTCAAGGCCAATTGA
- a CDS encoding SirB2 family protein → MEYLAVKHLHMSCAALSIGLFLLRGVWMLNDAPQLAQRWVKIAPHLVDTVLLASALTMVVWSGQYPFVQPWLGAKVVALVLYIMLGAVALKPGRPKQVRAIAFGAALLAVAYIVAVALTRRVFIVG, encoded by the coding sequence ATGGAGTACCTCGCCGTCAAACACCTGCATATGAGCTGTGCTGCGCTCAGCATCGGCCTGTTCTTGCTGCGCGGCGTCTGGATGCTGAACGACGCGCCGCAGCTGGCGCAGCGCTGGGTGAAAATAGCGCCACATTTGGTCGACACGGTGCTGCTGGCCAGTGCCCTGACCATGGTGGTGTGGAGCGGCCAGTACCCGTTCGTCCAGCCCTGGCTCGGCGCCAAGGTGGTGGCGCTGGTACTCTACATCATGCTCGGTGCGGTCGCGCTCAAGCCCGGCCGCCCGAAACAGGTGCGCGCCATTGCCTTCGGCGCGGCCCTGCTCGCCGTCGCCTACATCGTCGCGGTCGCGCTGACGCGCCGGGTTTTCATCGTCGGCTGA
- a CDS encoding DUF2249 domain-containing protein, producing the protein MTHAVSSTASIGLYPFDARGVAKRFRHAAIFGALTALEPGETMRFYNDHDPLPLLAQIEAHFGSRVTIAYVARAPGEIIIDFGIA; encoded by the coding sequence ATGACACACGCTGTTTCATCGACCGCCTCGATTGGCCTCTACCCGTTCGACGCGCGCGGCGTCGCCAAGCGCTTTCGCCACGCAGCCATTTTCGGTGCGCTGACCGCGCTGGAGCCGGGAGAGACCATGCGCTTTTATAACGACCACGATCCGCTGCCGCTGCTGGCGCAGATCGAGGCCCATTTCGGATCGCGCGTGACGATTGCCTACGTGGCGCGCGCGCCGGGCGAAATCATCATCGACTTCGGGATCGCCTGA
- a CDS encoding nitric-oxide reductase large subunit has translation MHASRKLWTWLAVICVLSFAVLGWVGTEIYLSAPPIPQQVTSRQGEVVFSEGEVQRGQQAWLSAGGQQLGSVWGHGSYLAPDWSADWLHREALALREIYASKQFGKPFVQLDFEQQAALSERLKREMRANTWDARTGIILLSPERAQAVREVAAHYSALFGADPKLDALREQYAMSAGSLSTPEDLRALPAFIFWSSWSAATDRPGETAISYTSNWPHEPLVGNGPTAGAGIWSIASVILMIAAIAAMIFYHGRAGEGDDPVPPKADPLFDMKPTASMRATRKYFYVVIALILTQVGMGIITAHYAVEGQSFFGFPLGQILPFVVSRTIHTQFAVLWIATAWLATGLYIAPAISGHEPKYQALGVNVLFYALLFIVAGSTISGWLGTLQHLGNDFSFWIGNQGLEFTSMGRVWQILLFVGLLFWVLLLGRGLLPALRKPSESRGLIAMVFLAALCIGGFYATSLTWGPRTHYAMVEYWRWWLVHLWVEGFFEVFATAVIALLFTRLGLIAASTANSAIILETIVFLFGGILGTLHHLYFTGTPTFVIAIGAMFSALEVVPLAMIGVEAWRNYQRSKAAPWVQAYKWPILCFISVGFWNVVGAGLLGFAINTPIALYYMQGMNMTAAHGHAALFGVYGMLGIGLMLFCLLGLTERAAWSDKLLAPMFWCLNIGLAMMVFISLVPAGIYQAWASVTQGTWYARSPEVVHSPLMETLVWLRVPGDVVFSVGCAFLALFAFKLATGARGSNYVVGSVVPNKR, from the coding sequence ATGCACGCCTCACGCAAACTATGGACCTGGCTCGCGGTCATCTGCGTCCTGTCCTTCGCCGTCCTCGGCTGGGTCGGGACCGAGATCTACCTGAGCGCTCCCCCGATTCCACAGCAAGTCACCAGCCGCCAGGGGGAAGTCGTGTTCTCCGAAGGCGAAGTCCAGCGCGGCCAGCAAGCCTGGCTCTCGGCCGGCGGCCAGCAGCTCGGCTCCGTCTGGGGCCATGGCAGCTATCTGGCGCCAGACTGGTCGGCCGACTGGCTGCACCGCGAAGCGCTGGCCCTGCGCGAGATCTACGCCTCCAAACAGTTCGGCAAACCATTCGTCCAGTTGGACTTCGAGCAGCAGGCTGCCCTGAGCGAGCGCCTCAAGCGCGAGATGCGCGCCAATACCTGGGACGCGCGTACCGGCATCATCCTGCTCTCGCCGGAACGCGCGCAAGCCGTGCGTGAAGTGGCGGCCCATTACAGCGCCCTGTTCGGCGCCGACCCCAAACTCGACGCCCTGCGCGAGCAGTACGCCATGAGCGCCGGCAGCCTGTCCACTCCGGAAGACCTGCGCGCCCTGCCCGCCTTCATCTTCTGGTCTTCCTGGTCGGCCGCCACCGACCGTCCCGGCGAAACGGCGATCAGCTACACCAGCAACTGGCCGCACGAACCACTGGTCGGCAACGGCCCCACCGCGGGCGCCGGTATCTGGTCGATCGCCAGCGTGATCCTGATGATCGCCGCCATCGCCGCCATGATCTTCTATCACGGCCGCGCCGGTGAAGGCGACGACCCCGTGCCGCCCAAGGCCGACCCGCTGTTCGACATGAAGCCGACGGCATCGATGCGCGCCACCCGCAAGTACTTCTACGTCGTCATCGCGCTGATCCTGACGCAGGTCGGCATGGGCATCATCACCGCCCACTACGCGGTCGAAGGCCAGAGCTTCTTCGGCTTCCCGCTCGGCCAGATCCTGCCGTTCGTCGTCAGCCGCACCATCCACACCCAGTTCGCCGTGCTGTGGATCGCCACCGCCTGGCTGGCCACCGGCCTGTATATCGCCCCCGCGATCTCGGGACACGAACCGAAATACCAGGCGCTCGGCGTCAACGTGCTGTTCTACGCGCTGCTGTTCATCGTGGCCGGCTCCACCATCTCCGGCTGGCTCGGCACCCTGCAGCACCTCGGTAACGACTTCAGCTTCTGGATCGGCAACCAGGGCCTGGAATTTACCAGCATGGGACGCGTGTGGCAGATCCTGCTGTTCGTCGGCCTGCTGTTCTGGGTCCTGCTGCTCGGACGTGGCCTGCTGCCGGCCCTGCGCAAGCCATCGGAAAGCCGCGGCCTGATCGCCATGGTGTTCCTGGCTGCCCTGTGCATCGGCGGCTTCTACGCCACCTCGCTGACCTGGGGTCCGCGCACCCACTACGCCATGGTCGAATACTGGCGCTGGTGGCTGGTCCACCTGTGGGTTGAGGGCTTCTTCGAGGTGTTCGCCACCGCCGTCATCGCGCTGCTGTTCACGCGCCTTGGCCTGATTGCCGCAAGCACCGCCAACAGCGCCATCATTCTCGAAACCATCGTGTTCCTGTTCGGCGGCATCCTGGGCACCCTGCACCACCTGTATTTCACGGGCACGCCGACTTTCGTGATCGCCATCGGCGCCATGTTCTCCGCGCTCGAAGTCGTGCCGCTGGCGATGATCGGCGTTGAAGCATGGCGAAACTACCAGCGCTCGAAAGCGGCGCCCTGGGTCCAGGCCTACAAATGGCCGATCCTGTGCTTCATCTCGGTCGGTTTCTGGAACGTGGTGGGCGCCGGGCTGCTCGGTTTCGCCATCAACACCCCGATCGCGCTGTACTACATGCAGGGCATGAACATGACGGCGGCCCACGGCCACGCAGCGCTGTTCGGTGTCTACGGCATGCTCGGCATCGGCCTGATGCTGTTCTGCCTGCTCGGCCTGACCGAGCGCGCCGCCTGGTCCGACAAGCTGCTCGCGCCCATGTTCTGGTGCCTGAACATCGGCCTGGCGATGATGGTATTTATTTCGCTGGTGCCGGCCGGGATCTACCAGGCCTGGGCCAGCGTCACGCAGGGCACCTGGTATGCCCGTTCGCCCGAGGTGGTCCATTCGCCGCTGATGGAAACGCTGGTGTGGCTGCGCGTGCCGGGTGACGTGGTGTTCTCGGTCGGCTGCGCGTTCCTGGCGCTGTTCGCCTTCAAGCTCGCCACCGGGGCACGCGGCAGCAATTACGTCGTCGGCTCGGTTGTTCCCAACAAGCGCTGA
- a CDS encoding RrF2 family transcriptional regulator gives MRLTAYTDYTLRTLIYLGMHRDRLATIQDIADVHGISKNHLMKVVYQLGLSGMVETVRGRNGGLRLKLEPEQINIGAVVRHSETDFYMAECFDPASNACTLAPACALKGVLGAATAAYLRVLDGVTLADLIAHSAPPGGRADKAIIVWK, from the coding sequence ATGCGACTGACCGCCTATACCGATTACACCCTGCGCACCCTGATCTACCTGGGCATGCACCGCGATCGCCTGGCGACCATCCAGGACATCGCCGACGTGCACGGGATCTCGAAGAACCATCTGATGAAGGTGGTGTACCAGCTTGGCTTGTCGGGCATGGTGGAGACGGTACGGGGCCGCAACGGGGGGCTGCGCCTCAAGCTCGAGCCCGAGCAGATCAATATCGGCGCCGTGGTGCGCCACAGCGAGACCGATTTCTACATGGCCGAGTGCTTCGATCCCGCGAGTAACGCCTGCACGCTGGCGCCGGCGTGCGCGCTCAAGGGCGTGCTGGGGGCGGCGACGGCGGCGTACCTGCGGGTGCTCGATGGGGTGACGCTGGCGGATCTGATTGCGCACAGCGCGCCCCCGGGCGGACGCGCGGACAAGGCCATCATCGTCTGGAAGTAG
- a CDS encoding MFS transporter, translating into MSSKNQQQIAVLASSTFAFTICFAIWMMFAVLGIPIKAQLGLNETEFGLLAATPVLSGSLVRVPLGIWTDRYGGRIVFFILMLVTALPIWLISHATAYWHFLVLGLFVGLAGGSFSVGTPYVARWFGKERRGLAMGIFGAGNSGSALTKFVAPAIIAAFGWQMLPKVYAVAMLLTAAVFWLGTYSDPAHKMPAGVSFREQMKVLKDPRVWRYCQYYSVVFGGYVGLALWMTKYYVTEYGFDMGLAALLAACFSLPGGVLRALGGWISDKYGAYKVTWWVMWVCWVCFFLLSYPQTNMIIKTVTGSTTLQIGLTPVMFTVLLFVVGVAMAVGKASVFKFIGDDFSDNIGAVSGVVGLAGGLGGFVLPILFGALVDLTGVRSSAFMLLYGTVCVSLVWMHFSFKDSGRPAAPARLAVVA; encoded by the coding sequence GTGTCTAGCAAGAATCAACAACAAATAGCGGTGCTGGCAAGCAGTACTTTCGCCTTCACCATCTGCTTCGCGATCTGGATGATGTTCGCGGTGCTCGGCATTCCGATCAAGGCGCAGCTGGGCCTGAACGAGACCGAGTTCGGCCTGCTCGCGGCAACGCCGGTGCTGAGCGGCTCGCTGGTCCGTGTTCCGCTCGGCATCTGGACCGACCGCTACGGCGGGCGCATCGTGTTTTTCATCCTCATGCTGGTCACCGCGCTGCCGATCTGGCTGATCTCGCACGCCACCGCTTACTGGCACTTCCTGGTGCTGGGCCTGTTCGTCGGCCTGGCCGGAGGCTCGTTTTCGGTCGGCACGCCGTATGTGGCGCGCTGGTTCGGCAAGGAACGGCGCGGGCTGGCGATGGGCATCTTTGGTGCGGGCAACTCCGGCTCGGCCCTGACCAAGTTCGTCGCTCCGGCCATCATCGCCGCCTTCGGCTGGCAGATGCTGCCCAAGGTGTACGCGGTGGCGATGCTGCTGACCGCCGCCGTGTTCTGGCTAGGCACGTACAGCGACCCCGCCCACAAGATGCCGGCTGGCGTGTCGTTCAGGGAACAGATGAAGGTGCTCAAGGACCCGCGCGTATGGCGCTACTGCCAGTACTACTCGGTCGTGTTCGGCGGCTATGTGGGCCTGGCCTTGTGGATGACCAAGTATTACGTCACCGAATACGGCTTCGACATGGGCCTGGCCGCGCTGCTGGCGGCTTGCTTCTCGCTGCCCGGCGGCGTGCTGCGCGCGCTCGGCGGCTGGATTTCGGACAAATACGGCGCCTACAAGGTCACCTGGTGGGTCATGTGGGTGTGCTGGGTCTGCTTCTTCCTGCTGTCCTACCCGCAGACCAACATGATCATCAAGACCGTGACCGGCAGCACCACGCTGCAAATCGGCCTCACGCCGGTGATGTTTACGGTGCTGCTGTTCGTGGTCGGGGTGGCCATGGCGGTCGGCAAGGCGTCGGTGTTCAAGTTCATCGGCGACGACTTCAGCGACAACATCGGCGCCGTCTCGGGCGTGGTGGGGCTGGCCGGCGGCCTTGGCGGCTTCGTGCTGCCGATCCTGTTCGGCGCCCTGGTCGACCTGACCGGCGTGCGTTCGTCCGCTTTCATGCTGCTCTACGGCACGGTGTGCGTGTCCCTGGTGTGGATGCATTTCAGCTTCAAAGACAGTGGGCGGCCCGCCGCGCCGGCCCGGCTGGCTGTCGTCGCCTAA